The genomic region AAGGTAGTAAAATTATCTGCTAATACAGTAAATAAAAGCGCGGTTACTATCATTATCAGTTTTGCTCTCGGGTCTAATGAATGAATCACAGAATTACCCGGGATATATTGTTCTATTTTCACTTTATGAGCCTCTTTTTGTAAGCGTTCAGGCATCAGCAGTCAGAAGACAGTAGTCAGTAATCAGTGAGCAAGAGGTTATTACTTTTCACTGACTTCTGTTTTGTAATGGTTGAATACTTCCAGAATTATATCATTATTCCATTATATAAGTCAAGGGGAATTTTTCGACCGGGTGCGTGTAAAATTTATGGGTAAAAATATTCTGAGAGTTAGACCTGAAATTAAATCAAATATCAAATATCAAAATGCAAAATTACAAATCAAATTTCAAAAAGGACTTCAAATATTTTAATGCTGAAATGTAGTAGATAGTTTATAGTAGATAGTTGAAGGACTATAGACTATAAACCATAAACTATAAACCATAAACTATACACAAATTTTACATACACCCTTTTCGACCTATGCGGTTAGAAATTACAAGCAAATTTCCTCAAACCTGAAAGGTTTGACTTTTACATAACCGTAGATAAAATCTACGGAGAGAAGAAAAACTCCTGCTTACTACTCAACCCTGAAAGGGTTGAATTCTAACCATGGCTTACATTCGACCCTTTCAGGGTCGAGTTTTGCGGGCGTTTATTTCCGTAGATTGCATCTACGGTTATTTAAAATTCGACGCTTTCAGCGTCAATAACCTAAAACCTAACCGCACAGGTCGAAATTTTTCTAAAAAAAATTTAAAAAAACTCTTGACAGAAATTCTTTTCTATGGTATAATTTATTTTAGAAACAAACACAAGGGTGTTGTTAATTATAAAATCTAAAAAAGAGATGTAAGGAGGTGAGAAAGGAATATGAAAAAAGGTAAAGGATTTACCCTTATTGAATTAATGATAGTCGTTGCTATCATAGGCATCTTAGCCGCAATTGCTATCCCAAGATTTGCTCAATTGATTGATAAGGCAAGAGAGGCGGGAGCAAGAGGAAATTTAGGTGCCTTAAGAAGTGCAATTGCTATCTATTATGGAGATAATAAAGGACAGTGGCCAGTGAAATTAGATACAAATCAATATACAGTTCCAGTTACTGGCGGTGAACTTTTCCCCGCGTTTATCAAGGGATATATGGCTAAACTTCCGAAAGCGACATTACAACGGGCTGTTCCTCATAATAATACTGCGACTATTGACTATGTTACTACACACCAAAATGATTATGTTTCTCAGACTCAAGTCTCAAACAGTCACAAGGGAGGATGGATATACTCGTCAAATAGTGGTGATTGTCGAATTAACTGCGCCCACCGCGACACAGTATCAGTTAATACACCCAATTCATCCCTTTATTACTCAAATTATGGGCATGAAGAACCCTAAACTTTAAATTCTTAAGTTAAGTGGTTCTCAAACAACAAAGATAAAAAAGAGGTTGGTTAGTTACTAATCAACCTCTTTTTTTAAAAAAAGAGGAGAGAGGATTTTTGCTGACTAAAAAAGATAAACCAAAGTCAAAGATTTATGAGTTTATATTCGAGGTAATAATTCCTGCTTTAATTTTAGCTTTAATTATTCGAACATTTGTTATACAGGCATTTAAAATACCCTCAGAATCAATGGTTCCGACACTTCAAATTGGAGATCACTTATTTGTCCTTAAATTTGCCTATGGATTACCTATTCCTTTAACTAATAAAAAAATATTTGAATGGAATTCACCAAAGCGTGGAGAAATTATTGTCTTTCGTTATCCAGAAGACCCAAAAAGAGATTTTATCAAAAGGGTGATTGGACTGCCGGGGGAGGAATTACTTATTAAACACAAACAGGTTTACATTAATGGAGAATTATTAAAAGAACCTTATAAAATTCATACAGATATTTCTTCTCTGGAACAATTTCCTCGAGATAATTGGGGGAAATCAATAATTATTCCTTCTAATAGTTACTTTATGATGGGTGATAATCGTGACTCAAGCCTTGATTCTCGTTTTTGGAATTGTCTGCCTAAAGAACTAATTAAAGGGAAGGCATTTATTATTTATTGGCCTCCGTGGAGGATAGGATTAATTAAATGAAACAGAAGCCTGTTGTTTCACTTCAGATAGCTAAATATACTCAAATAAATCAGGTTTGCAAAAAAGTTTAAACGAAAAGGGATCGTAACTATTCACCACGAAGGGTACGGAGAGCACGAAGTGAAATTTGATGAATTATCGAATAGAGTCATTGGATGCGCTATAGCGGTGCATCGAACTCTTGGGCCAGGTTTGCTTGACACCGTGAAGAGTGATAATTCACAATTCACAATTGACAATTCACCATTCACCATTATTAAGGAAATTTAGGGAAGAAATTGTGAATGGTGAATAGTTACAAGGGATCAAGGATTCAAGGGGTCAAGTGCTTGAAAAGTAGGGTTTTTACTTGAACCCTTGATCCCTGGACCCCTTGAATCCTCTAGGTAAAACTTTTGCAAATTCGTTTTCATTGGGTATAGTTACTGGAAATCAAATGATGAATTTAGACAAAAAAGACCTATGGCTAATATTCTTATTTTTAACCTTAATAATTCTCTTTTTTGGACAGGTATTATTTACTCCAGCCACCTATGTCATTAGAGATTTTTACCGCACTTTTTATCCTACTCGATATTTTGTCGCAGAATGTGTAAAAGAGGGTTTTTTTCCGTTATGGAATCCTTATCTTTACTGTGGACATCCTTTTTTTGCCTCTTTACAACATGGTCTTTTAAATCCTTTCTCTTTTTTTATTTATCTTTTTCCATTTGATATAGGAATTAAATTATTTATTGTCTGGCATTTTTTTTTAGCAGGTTTATTTATGTATCTATTGATGCGAGATTTTGATATAAGCGGAATACCTTCTTTAATTGCCGCTTGTGCCTATACTTTTAATAGTTATATGCTCTCAATAGATACCTTTACTCACCTTACCTCTGCCTGTTGGACACCCCTTATATTTTTGCTATTCAATCGAGTAATTTCATCTTCGGTGGGAAAAAAGTTCAAATATATTATTCTAACAGGCATCTCGTTAAGCCTTCAATTTGCAGGAGAAAAAGTCGAGATTTTTTTTGCAACTGTAATTGTTTTGATACTATGGACTTTGGCAAAAATCATTTTATTTAAACCACAAGAAAGAAAAATTGCCTTTTTTAGTTTATCTTTAGTTGGTTTGATAAGCCTGGGATTAATCCTTATTCAACTCCTACCGTTTTTTGAGGCAGTTGTTTCTTCATATCGAACAGAGCGTACCTCATATTCCCAGGCAACAAACTGGTCTTTACCACCTTTAGAATTATTCACACTTATCTGTCCTATAAAATCAGGATTTATGGAATTTATCCATGTTGGTATACAACATGGTTTTTTTAAGGGGCTTTACTTTGGCATTGTTCCCCTTTTCCTTATATTAATTACTTTTTATGAAAAAAGGAAAAGAAATCTATTCTGGCAGGCTATATTTTTAATAGGAATAATTCTATCTCTGGGTAACTATACCCCTTTTTATAAATTTTTATACGACTATCTCCCATTATTTTCTATGTTTCGTTATCCAGTAAAATTTTTCTGTATAAGTATCTTTGCCGGAAGTATATTAGCGGGAGTTGGATTTGAGTATCTATTAAAAACTATTAAGGCAAAAAAGATAAAACCCGCTATTGTCCTTTTTATCCCAAATCTTTTCCTGATTTTTATTTTACTCATCTGGTATCTTAACATGGGTAAGTTCCTCTGGTTATTAAAACTTCATTATTTTATTCCTGAGTCGATAGAAGAATTAATGGATATTGAAGGAAAAAATTTTATGATATATCAAAACTTTTTCTTAGTCACGATAGTTTTTTCTTTATTTAATTTACTGGTAATTATCAGCTCAAAACTTAGAATCAAATTAACTGTCTTTGCTATAACTTCAACTATCATCATTATTTTTGATTTAATCTTTTTTGGCTTAAATTTAAACCCACTTGTTGACCAAAAATTATATCATCAGCAACCTGAAATGTTAAAGATACTAAAAAAAGAAGAGGGTTACTCTCGTTTTATGATAGAACCTAAGACCATCCAATATTATTCTTTTATGACTGATGTATCAGAAAAGACTCAATTTGAAACTGTTGATGAAATGCAATTAAGATTAATTCCCAATTTTGGATTAATGCATAAAATATATGAGATTGAAGGATACGGATTTTTAATATTAGAAGATTACCTGAAATTTTATGAGAGATTAATTTCTGGTGAATTTACTGCGGTTCATCAACTTCTTAATCTATCTAATGTCCAATACATCCTCTCTAAATTTGAGATTCCATCTTCGAGTGTTCAATTAGTTTATAAAATGAAAAAATATGGGGAGGAATTTATGCTTTATAAAAATCCAGATTACCTGCCTCGTGCCTTTTTTGTCTCTAAAGCAAAAATAGTTAAAAACCGCGAAAAAATCTTAAATATACTTACAAACAAAAACTTTGACCCACAAAAA from bacterium harbors:
- the lepB gene encoding signal peptidase I, translated to MLTKKDKPKSKIYEFIFEVIIPALILALIIRTFVIQAFKIPSESMVPTLQIGDHLFVLKFAYGLPIPLTNKKIFEWNSPKRGEIIVFRYPEDPKRDFIKRVIGLPGEELLIKHKQVYINGELLKEPYKIHTDISSLEQFPRDNWGKSIIIPSNSYFMMGDNRDSSLDSRFWNCLPKELIKGKAFIIYWPPWRIGLIK
- a CDS encoding YfhO family protein, with product MMNLDKKDLWLIFLFLTLIILFFGQVLFTPATYVIRDFYRTFYPTRYFVAECVKEGFFPLWNPYLYCGHPFFASLQHGLLNPFSFFIYLFPFDIGIKLFIVWHFFLAGLFMYLLMRDFDISGIPSLIAACAYTFNSYMLSIDTFTHLTSACWTPLIFLLFNRVISSSVGKKFKYIILTGISLSLQFAGEKVEIFFATVIVLILWTLAKIILFKPQERKIAFFSLSLVGLISLGLILIQLLPFFEAVVSSYRTERTSYSQATNWSLPPLELFTLICPIKSGFMEFIHVGIQHGFFKGLYFGIVPLFLILITFYEKRKRNLFWQAIFLIGIILSLGNYTPFYKFLYDYLPLFSMFRYPVKFFCISIFAGSILAGVGFEYLLKTIKAKKIKPAIVLFIPNLFLIFILLIWYLNMGKFLWLLKLHYFIPESIEELMDIEGKNFMIYQNFFLVTIVFSLFNLLVIISSKLRIKLTVFAITSTIIIIFDLIFFGLNLNPLVDQKLYHQQPEMLKILKKEEGYSRFMIEPKTIQYYSFMTDVSEKTQFETVDEMQLRLIPNFGLMHKIYEIEGYGFLILEDYLKFYERLISGEFTAVHQLLNLSNVQYILSKFEIPSSSVQLVYKMKKYGEEFMLYKNPDYLPRAFFVSKAKIVKNREKILNILTNKNFDPQKEVILEENVLNYPESKIQNFASQHSSNSKSKIQITAYQPNKVKINTSCQTNGFLFLSDTYYPGWKAYVDGQQTKIYRANFLFRAVVLPKGSHQVEFVYSPLSFKIGLLGSILTSLVLILIGLWKNRGYK